In a genomic window of Pontibacter liquoris:
- a CDS encoding NADH-quinone oxidoreductase subunit N: protein MTSIILLSVFGVINLFVGFMKSKRILLPLALLFLAVVFGANLLRWNDAQSYFNHMLTIDNYAVAFTGIMVLTTLLLIPFSQRYVEEENENLAEFYSLLLFSLVGAVMMVSYENLLMLFVGIEILSIAMYVLAGSDKQRIRSNEAALKYFLMGSFFTGFLLFGMVLIYGATGSFYLTDIAAAAATNDGTMTAMFTLGLLLIVIGISFKISAAPFHFWAPDVYEGTPTLFTGFMSTVVKIAGVAAFYKLMAAAFAASYAAWFPTLIAITVLTLVVGNIGAVVQHNAKRMLAYSSVSHAGYLLMALVAFNERSDASIMLYALSYSLATVAAFAVLKYVAAQREGNETFEAFNGLGKTNPLLAFAMTVAMCSLGGIPLTAGFFGKLFIFSAVVQDASLMWLVVVAVLMAAVGIYYYFKVVIAMYMHPAGNVEKIRMGSFASFVLIFITVFTILLGIAPALVSDLL from the coding sequence ATGACTTCAATCATCCTTCTATCCGTTTTCGGCGTCATTAACCTCTTTGTTGGGTTTATGAAGTCTAAAAGGATACTGCTGCCCCTGGCACTGCTGTTTCTGGCGGTCGTGTTTGGCGCCAACCTGCTTCGCTGGAACGATGCGCAGAGCTACTTTAACCACATGCTCACCATCGATAACTATGCGGTGGCGTTTACCGGCATTATGGTGCTAACCACGTTGCTGCTGATCCCTTTCTCGCAACGTTATGTAGAAGAAGAAAACGAGAACCTGGCCGAGTTCTACTCGCTGCTGCTTTTCTCGCTGGTAGGCGCCGTGATGATGGTGAGCTACGAGAACCTGCTGATGCTGTTTGTGGGCATCGAGATCCTTTCTATTGCCATGTATGTGCTGGCCGGCAGCGATAAACAGCGCATCCGCTCGAACGAAGCGGCGCTGAAGTATTTTCTGATGGGCTCTTTCTTTACGGGCTTCCTGCTGTTTGGCATGGTGCTGATCTACGGCGCTACCGGTTCTTTTTACCTGACCGACATTGCCGCTGCAGCCGCCACAAACGATGGTACCATGACGGCCATGTTCACGCTGGGCTTGCTGCTCATCGTTATTGGTATCTCCTTTAAAATATCTGCTGCGCCGTTCCACTTCTGGGCACCCGATGTATACGAAGGCACCCCTACCCTTTTCACCGGGTTCATGTCTACGGTGGTGAAGATTGCCGGTGTGGCCGCTTTCTATAAACTGATGGCAGCGGCGTTTGCCGCATCGTATGCCGCCTGGTTCCCGACCCTGATCGCCATTACGGTGCTTACCCTGGTGGTGGGCAACATCGGCGCAGTGGTGCAGCACAACGCCAAGCGTATGCTGGCTTACTCCAGCGTATCGCATGCAGGTTACCTGCTGATGGCCCTGGTTGCCTTTAATGAGCGCTCAGACGCCTCCATTATGTTGTACGCGCTTTCTTACTCGCTGGCCACGGTGGCGGCTTTTGCCGTGCTCAAGTATGTAGCCGCCCAGCGCGAGGGCAACGAAACCTTTGAAGCCTTTAATGGCCTGGGCAAAACAAACCCGCTGCTGGCTTTTGCCATGACGGTTGCCATGTGCTCACTGGGCGGTATTCCGCTAACGGCCGGTTTCTTCGGCAAGCTGTTTATCTTCTCGGCCGTGGTGCAGGATGCCAGCCTGATGTGGCTGGTGGTAGTGGCAGTGCTGATGGCAGCAGTAGGTATTTACTATTACTTTAAAGTTGTGATCGCCATGTATATGCATCCGGCTGGTAATGTAGAGAAGATCCGCATGGGCAGCTTTGCTTCTTTTGTGCTGATCTTTATCACAGTGTTTACCATCTTGCTGGGCATAGCGCCTGCCCTGGTAAGCGACCTGCTGTAG